Proteins encoded within one genomic window of Fragaria vesca subsp. vesca linkage group LG1, FraVesHawaii_1.0, whole genome shotgun sequence:
- the LOC101311895 gene encoding presenilin-like protein At1g08700-like isoform 1, producing MESSVLESIGVEIIGVMSPVSICMFLVVLLVYALSPSNPSSSSSIRTAANLVYLENPTDSTSQKLEGALLNALVFVILIALVTFLLVLLYYYNFTNFLKNYMRFSAFFVLATMGGSIFLSIIQHFSIPIDSITCFLLLFNFTLVGVLSMFAAGMPIFLRQAYMVSLGIIVAAWFTKLPEWTTWVLLVALALYDLVAVLAPGGPLKLLVELASSRDEELPALVYEARPTMPRNASALAFLVAGFSDSGSVELQAVSRDNASPNQNDSVVELDSFACDGGERNRDEGQRLLLVDRHSSSSDSSVSVVSDRARQFGSAGSEIVADEEEMSPLVQTTGSGNGREQLRRDATEMFSRGIKLGLGDFIFYSVLVGRAAMYDLMTVYACYLAIISGLGCTLILLSVCHRALPALPISIALGVIFYFLTRLLMEPFVVGTSTNLLMF from the coding sequence ATGGAGTCGAGCGTTCTGGAGTCGATCGGCGTTGAAATAATCGGGGTAATGTCCCCAGTCTCAATCTGCATGTTCCTTGTTGTCCTTTTAGTCTACGCCCTCTCTCCCTCCAACCCTTCTTCCTCTTCATCAATCCGCACCGCCGCAAACCTCGTCTACCTCGAGAATCCCACCGACTCCACCTCCCAAAAGCTCGAAGGCGCTCTCCTCAACGCCCTCGTCTTCGTCATTCTCATCGCCCTCGTCACCTTCCTCCTCGTCCTCCTTTACTACTACAACTTCACTAACTTCTTGAAGAACTACATGCGCTTCTCCGCCTTCTTCGTCCTCGCCACCATGGGAGGTTCCATTTTCCTCTCCATTATCCAGCATTTCTCCATCCCGATCGACTCCATCACCTGCTTTCTCCTGCTCTTCAATTTCACCCTCGTCGGCGTCTTGTCCATGTTCGCTGCCGGCATGCCTATTTTCTTACGCCAAGCTTATATGGTTTCCTTGGGCATCATCGTCGCTGCTTGGTTCACCAAATTGCCTGAATGGACCACTTGGGTTCTGCTTGTCGCTCTTGCTCTCTATGATTTGGTCGCTGTTCTCGCCCCTGGCGGCCCTCTCAAGCTCCTTGTTGAGTTGGCCTCTAGCCGCGACGAGGAGCTCCCCGCTTTGGTCTATGAGGCTCGCCCCACCATGCCCCGAAACGCATCTGCCTTGGCCTTTCTGGTTGCCGGGTTTTCTGATTCTGGCTCCGTTGAGCTGCAGGCTGTCTCGAGGGACAATGCCAGTCCTAATCAGAATGATAGTGTGGTTGAGCTTGACAGTTTCGCCTGCGACGGAGGTGAGCGTAATAGAGACGAAGGGCAGAGGTTACTGTTGGTGGATAGGCACTCATCAAGCAGTGATTCGTCTGTCAGTGTTGTATCTGATAGAGCTAGGCAGTTTGGCAGTGCAGGGTCTGAAATTGTGGCCGACGAGGAGGAAATGTCTCCTCTTGTTCAAACGACTGGATCAGGCAATGGGAGAGAGCAGTTGAGAAGGGATGCTACTGAAATGTTCAGTCGAGGTATTAAACTTGGTCTTGGTGATTTCATTTTCTACAGTGTTCTAGTTGGCAGAGCTGCAATGTATGACCTTATGACTGTCTATGCCTGTTATCTCGCCATTATTTCAGGACTTGGGTGCACTCTTATCTTGTTGTCAGTATGCCATCGAGCTTTGCCTGCTCTGCCTATATCTATTGCATTGGGTGTTATTTTTTACTTCTTGACTAGGTTATTAATGGAACCCTTTGTTGTTGGGACATCCACTAATTTACTGATGTTTTGA
- the LOC101311895 gene encoding presenilin-like protein At1g08700-like isoform 2 — MESSVLESIGVEIIGVMSPVSICMFLVVLLVYALSPSNPSSSSSIRTAANLVYLENPTDSTSQKLEGALLNALVFVILIALVTFLLVLLYYYNFTNFLKNYMRFSAFFVLATMGGSIFLSIIQHFSIPIDSITCFLLLFNFTLVGVLSMFAAGMPIFLRQAYMVSLGIIVAAWFTKLPEWTTWVLLVALALYDLVAVLAPGGPLKLLVELASSRDEELPALVYEARPTMPRNASALAFLVAGFSDSGSVELQAVSRDNASPNQNDSVVELDSFACDGGERNRDEGQRLLLVDRHSSSSDSSVSVVSDRARQFGSAGSEIVADEEEMSPLVQTTGSGNGREQLRRDATEMFSRGLGCTLILLSVCHRALPALPISIALGVIFYFLTRLLMEPFVVGTSTNLLMF; from the exons ATGGAGTCGAGCGTTCTGGAGTCGATCGGCGTTGAAATAATCGGGGTAATGTCCCCAGTCTCAATCTGCATGTTCCTTGTTGTCCTTTTAGTCTACGCCCTCTCTCCCTCCAACCCTTCTTCCTCTTCATCAATCCGCACCGCCGCAAACCTCGTCTACCTCGAGAATCCCACCGACTCCACCTCCCAAAAGCTCGAAGGCGCTCTCCTCAACGCCCTCGTCTTCGTCATTCTCATCGCCCTCGTCACCTTCCTCCTCGTCCTCCTTTACTACTACAACTTCACTAACTTCTTGAAGAACTACATGCGCTTCTCCGCCTTCTTCGTCCTCGCCACCATGGGAGGTTCCATTTTCCTCTCCATTATCCAGCATTTCTCCATCCCGATCGACTCCATCACCTGCTTTCTCCTGCTCTTCAATTTCACCCTCGTCGGCGTCTTGTCCATGTTCGCTGCCGGCATGCCTATTTTCTTACGCCAAGCTTATATGGTTTCCTTGGGCATCATCGTCGCTGCTTGGTTCACCAAATTGCCTGAATGGACCACTTGGGTTCTGCTTGTCGCTCTTGCTCTCTATGATTTGGTCGCTGTTCTCGCCCCTGGCGGCCCTCTCAAGCTCCTTGTTGAGTTGGCCTCTAGCCGCGACGAGGAGCTCCCCGCTTTGGTCTATGAGGCTCGCCCCACCATGCCCCGAAACGCATCTGCCTTGGCCTTTCTGGTTGCCGGGTTTTCTGATTCTGGCTCCGTTGAGCTGCAGGCTGTCTCGAGGGACAATGCCAGTCCTAATCAGAATGATAGTGTGGTTGAGCTTGACAGTTTCGCCTGCGACGGAGGTGAGCGTAATAGAGACGAAGGGCAGAGGTTACTGTTGGTGGATAGGCACTCATCAAGCAGTGATTCGTCTGTCAGTGTTGTATCTGATAGAGCTAGGCAGTTTGGCAGTGCAGGGTCTGAAATTGTGGCCGACGAGGAGGAAATGTCTCCTCTTGTTCAAACGACTGGATCAGGCAATGGGAGAGAGCAGTTGAGAAGGGATGCTACTGAAATGTTCAGTCGAG GACTTGGGTGCACTCTTATCTTGTTGTCAGTATGCCATCGAGCTTTGCCTGCTCTGCCTATATCTATTGCATTGGGTGTTATTTTTTACTTCTTGACTAGGTTATTAATGGAACCCTTTGTTGTTGGGACATCCACTAATTTACTGATGTTTTGA